In the genome of Ctenopharyngodon idella isolate HZGC_01 chromosome 19, HZGC01, whole genome shotgun sequence, one region contains:
- the eepd1 gene encoding endonuclease/exonuclease/phosphatase family domain-containing protein 1 gives MGGNLGCHRSIPKDPTDFCQSKRKFSAACNFSNILVNQERLNINTATEEELMTLPGVNRGVAQNIVEYRECIGGFKKVEDLALVSGVGATKLEAIKLEICVSSKNSSSNHSPSSLRKEHEHLPCTGVNINTATPPQLMSVRGITEKIAKNIVEFRSVHGPFKNIEDLVKVANINSSLLDRIRFQVFVERSRTPSTNTNGGFTHPSPTSFSVRSDEMDVPLGGPPLVTSVRPCVEPPAGTRDGKPVVRVATWNLQRCSSEKANNPGVKEVVCMTLLENDIRLLAVQDLADREALDKFCAELNQPTLCSVRKWKSARGLWKCAVSEKPTGQSSNVAEYSGFLWDSSSGIEMKDATVLESSATNGNGKHPHPQPYLGHFYIGSSELTLINLHLTAAPSPAEHKGKNTCDELKAYRLSSGIQETLKGERELLVLGHFGMAPDSPEMECLRKEKLSALLAPSVFTNISTRTPQGSHCLDNIWASRSLKKIYTGHCSVVREGLTNPWIPDNWSWGGVASEHCPIVAEFFVDIILKEHLCSGNGVAVVERGDTMSKHER, from the exons ATGGGTGGGAATCTCGGGTGCCACCGGTCCATTCCCAAGGACCCCACGGATTTCTGCCAGAGCAAGCGCAAGTTCAGCGCGGCATGCAACTTCAGCAACATACTAGTGAATCAGGAGCGGCTGAACATCAACACCGCCACCGAAGAGGAGCTCATGACTCTGCCGGGCGTGAACCGCGGGGTGgctcagaacatcgtagagtaCCGGGAATGCATCGGCGGATTCAAGAAAGTAGAAGACCTGGCGCTAGTCAGTGGAGTCGGTGCAACTAAACTAGAGGCGATTAAACTAGAGATATGTGTTTCGAGCAAGAACAGCTCGTCTAATCACTCGCCTTCGTCTCTGCGCAAAGAGCACGAGCACCTGCCGTGCACCGGCGTGAACATAAACACGGCCACGCCGCCTCAGCTCATGAGCGTCCGCGGCATCACCGAGAAAATCGCCAAGAACATTGTAGAGTTCCGTTCCGTGCACGGCCCGTTCAAAAACATCGAAGACCTGGTTAAAGTGGCCAACATAAATTCATCCTTGCTGGACCGGATCCGTTTCCAGGTGTTCGTGGAGCGCTCCAGGACTCCTTCCACGAACACGAACGGAGGATTCACGCACCCGAGCCCCACGTCCTTCAGTGTCCGCAGCGATGAGATGGACGTTCCGCTCGGAGGACCGCCGCTTGTCACTTCTGTTCGGCCCTGCGTGGAGCCTCCAGCGGGCACGCGTGATGGGAAGCCCGTGGTGCGAGTGGCCACATGGAACCTGCAGCGCTGCTCCAGTGAGAAGGCCAACAACCCTGGGGTCAAAGAGGTCGTCTGTATGACTCTACTAGAAAATGA CATTAGGCTGCTAGCGGTTCAAGACTTGGCCGATCGGGAGGCTCTAGACAAG TTTTGTGCAGAGCTGAATCAGCCCACTCTCTGCAGCGTACGCAAGTGGAAGAGTGCCAGAGGCCTGTGGAAATGTGCCGTTTCAGAGAAACCCACCGGACAGTCCAGTAAT GTTGCTGAGTACTCTGGTTTCCTGTGGGACAGCTCTTCTGGGATTGAAATGAAGGATGCCACTGTCTTGGAAAGTTCTGCGACTAATGGGAATGGGAAGCATCCTCATCCTCAGCCATACCTGGGACATTTTTAT ATTGGATCGTCTGAGCTCACGCTGATCAATTTGCACCTGACAGCGGCACCATCGCCTGCAGAACATAAAGGAAAAAACACTTGTGATGAACTCAAGGCTTACAGACTGAGCTCTGGTATCCAGGAAACTCTCAAAG GTGAGAGAGAGCTGCTGGTGCTGGGTCACTTTGGCATGGCTCCCGACAGCCCTGAGATGGAGTGCCTGAGGAAAGAAAAACTGTCCGCCCTCCTCGCGCCGTCCGTCTTTACGAACATCAGCACTCGCACCCCGCAGGGTTCACACTGTCTGGACAACATCTGGGCCAGTCGCTCCCTCAAAAAGATCTACACAG GTCATTGCTCAGTGGTGCGGGAGGGCCTGACTAACCCCTGGATTCCCGATAACTGGTCGTGGGGTGGTGTGGCATCCGAGCACTGTCCTATAGTGGCAGAGTTCTTCGTGGACATCATCCTGAAGGAGCACCTGTGCAGTGGGAACGGCGTGGCAGTGGTGGAGAGAGGAGACACCATGTCCAAACATGAGCGATGA